Proteins found in one Hyla sarda isolate aHylSar1 chromosome 7, aHylSar1.hap1, whole genome shotgun sequence genomic segment:
- the LOC130282880 gene encoding gastrula zinc finger protein XlCGF26.1-like isoform X1, whose translation MSSGQPGAASPQDATAAVHGLNKKRIFFLTHLCRMGEDRKLMTERVLNFTLEIIYLLTGEDYKVVKKSGESVFPSNGSCLSGKRSRTQSPIRESSHSTTQDRNYEQKILELTHQITALLTGEVPVRCQDVTVHFSMEEWEYLEGHKDLYKNILTETEKNLTSLESCKRIPPERCPSPLYFQGSSGKNDNVSQLDQVVRGAKENTHVMDQQYKEEKNHVAIWPSYGTEDNYVIQDLSGQQHVTSQISLVLHSTEPSFVHCSDKGHSLGLSQSVTPSAGHSKGSILPNSENGIYCKKDLSKHKAIYSDEQSYSCSYCGKSFTRKSDLVTHQKIHKVGKQYSCLKRGKSLPPKSSLCETQRIHLGEKIFSCIECGKCFTRKSAFIEHKKIHLGKKLLTCSECLRTFMQKSSLVEHQRIHTGERPFQCLECGKCFTQKSGLLNHQKIHRREKPFSCLDCGRSFKRKDNLKRHHRIHRGEKPFCCSECGRCFIQRSDLYKHQKIHTRERPSSCLTYEKLFYHKIR comes from the exons ATGTCGTCAGGCCAACCTGGAGCAGCTTCGCCACAAGACGCAACCGCAGCGGTTCA TGGACTCAACAAGAAACGTATATTTTTCCTGACTCATTTATGCAGAATGGGTGAGGATAGAAAACTGATGACTGAGAGGGTACTCAACTTTACCCTGGAGATCATCtacctgctgactggagag GATTATAAAGTAGTGAAGAAGTCTGGTGAGTCTGTGTTTCCCAGCAATGGTTCCTGTTTGTCAGGAAAAAGGAGCAGGACCCAGAGCCCTATCAGAGAGTCATCTCATTCAACGACACAAGACAGAAACTATGAGCAGAAAATCCTAGAGCTAACACATCAGATCACTGCGcttctgactggagag GTTCCTGTAAGGTGTCAAGATGTCACTGTgcatttctccatggaggagtgggagtatttaGAAGGACACAAAGATCTGTACAAGAACATCCTAACAGAGACCGAAAAGAACCTCACATCACTGG AATCCTGCAAGAGAATTCCACCAGAGAGATGCCCCAGTCCTCTGTATTTCCAGGGTAGTTCGGGAAAAAATGACAATGTTTCACAACTTGATCAG GTAGTTAGAGGAGCAAAAGAAAATACACATGTGATGGATCAGCAGTATAAAGAGGAAAAGAATCATGTAGCTATCTGGCCAA GTTATGGAACAGAAGATAATTATGTAATACAAGATTTATCTGGACAACAGCATGTTACCTCGCAAATCTCCCTTGTCCTTCATAGCACAGAGCCATCATTTGTTCATTGTAGTGACAAGGGACACTCTCTTGGTCTGTCACAGTCTGTTACTCCAAGTGCAGGTCATAGCAAAGGGAGCATACTCCCAAATTCTGAAAATGGTATATATTGTAAAAAGGACCTTTCCAAGCACAAGGCGATTTACAGTGATGAGCAGTCATATTCATGTTCATATTGCGGAAAAAGCTTTACTAGAAAATCAGATCTTGTGACACATCAAAAAATTCACAAAGTGGGTAAACAGTATTCATGTTTAAAACGTGGGAAAAGTCTTCCTCCGAAATCATCTCTCTGTGAGACGCAGAGAATTCACTTAGGGGAAAAGATATTTTCATGtatagaatgtggaaaatgttttacccgGAAATCGGCTTTTATTGAGCACAAGAAAATTCACTTAGGAAAAAAGCTGTTAACATGTTCAGAATGTCTCAGGACTTTTATGCAGAAATCATCTCTTGTTgagcatcagagaattcacactggGGAGAGGCCGTTCCAATgtctagaatgtgggaaatgttttacacagAAATCAGGGCTTCTTAACCATCAGAAAATTCACAgaagggagaagccattttcatgtttggATTGTGGGAGAAGTTTTAAACGAAAAGATAATCTTAAAAGGCACCACAGAATTCATAGAGGTGAGAAACCATTCTGCTGTTCGGAATGTGGGAGATGTTTTATTCAGAGATCGGATCTTTATAAACATCAGAAAATTCATACAAGGGAGAGGCCATCTTCATGTTTAACttatgaaaaattattttaccataaaatccgaTAA
- the LOC130282880 gene encoding gastrula zinc finger protein XlCGF26.1-like isoform X2: protein MSSGQPGAASPQDATAAVQMGEDRKLMTERVLNFTLEIIYLLTGEDYKVVKKSGESVFPSNGSCLSGKRSRTQSPIRESSHSTTQDRNYEQKILELTHQITALLTGEVPVRCQDVTVHFSMEEWEYLEGHKDLYKNILTETEKNLTSLESCKRIPPERCPSPLYFQGSSGKNDNVSQLDQVVRGAKENTHVMDQQYKEEKNHVAIWPSYGTEDNYVIQDLSGQQHVTSQISLVLHSTEPSFVHCSDKGHSLGLSQSVTPSAGHSKGSILPNSENGIYCKKDLSKHKAIYSDEQSYSCSYCGKSFTRKSDLVTHQKIHKVGKQYSCLKRGKSLPPKSSLCETQRIHLGEKIFSCIECGKCFTRKSAFIEHKKIHLGKKLLTCSECLRTFMQKSSLVEHQRIHTGERPFQCLECGKCFTQKSGLLNHQKIHRREKPFSCLDCGRSFKRKDNLKRHHRIHRGEKPFCCSECGRCFIQRSDLYKHQKIHTRERPSSCLTYEKLFYHKIR from the exons ATGTCGTCAGGCCAACCTGGAGCAGCTTCGCCACAAGACGCAACCGCAGCGGTTCA AATGGGTGAGGATAGAAAACTGATGACTGAGAGGGTACTCAACTTTACCCTGGAGATCATCtacctgctgactggagag GATTATAAAGTAGTGAAGAAGTCTGGTGAGTCTGTGTTTCCCAGCAATGGTTCCTGTTTGTCAGGAAAAAGGAGCAGGACCCAGAGCCCTATCAGAGAGTCATCTCATTCAACGACACAAGACAGAAACTATGAGCAGAAAATCCTAGAGCTAACACATCAGATCACTGCGcttctgactggagag GTTCCTGTAAGGTGTCAAGATGTCACTGTgcatttctccatggaggagtgggagtatttaGAAGGACACAAAGATCTGTACAAGAACATCCTAACAGAGACCGAAAAGAACCTCACATCACTGG AATCCTGCAAGAGAATTCCACCAGAGAGATGCCCCAGTCCTCTGTATTTCCAGGGTAGTTCGGGAAAAAATGACAATGTTTCACAACTTGATCAG GTAGTTAGAGGAGCAAAAGAAAATACACATGTGATGGATCAGCAGTATAAAGAGGAAAAGAATCATGTAGCTATCTGGCCAA GTTATGGAACAGAAGATAATTATGTAATACAAGATTTATCTGGACAACAGCATGTTACCTCGCAAATCTCCCTTGTCCTTCATAGCACAGAGCCATCATTTGTTCATTGTAGTGACAAGGGACACTCTCTTGGTCTGTCACAGTCTGTTACTCCAAGTGCAGGTCATAGCAAAGGGAGCATACTCCCAAATTCTGAAAATGGTATATATTGTAAAAAGGACCTTTCCAAGCACAAGGCGATTTACAGTGATGAGCAGTCATATTCATGTTCATATTGCGGAAAAAGCTTTACTAGAAAATCAGATCTTGTGACACATCAAAAAATTCACAAAGTGGGTAAACAGTATTCATGTTTAAAACGTGGGAAAAGTCTTCCTCCGAAATCATCTCTCTGTGAGACGCAGAGAATTCACTTAGGGGAAAAGATATTTTCATGtatagaatgtggaaaatgttttacccgGAAATCGGCTTTTATTGAGCACAAGAAAATTCACTTAGGAAAAAAGCTGTTAACATGTTCAGAATGTCTCAGGACTTTTATGCAGAAATCATCTCTTGTTgagcatcagagaattcacactggGGAGAGGCCGTTCCAATgtctagaatgtgggaaatgttttacacagAAATCAGGGCTTCTTAACCATCAGAAAATTCACAgaagggagaagccattttcatgtttggATTGTGGGAGAAGTTTTAAACGAAAAGATAATCTTAAAAGGCACCACAGAATTCATAGAGGTGAGAAACCATTCTGCTGTTCGGAATGTGGGAGATGTTTTATTCAGAGATCGGATCTTTATAAACATCAGAAAATTCATACAAGGGAGAGGCCATCTTCATGTTTAACttatgaaaaattattttaccataaaatccgaTAA
- the LOC130282880 gene encoding zinc finger protein OZF-like isoform X4 has protein sequence MGEDRKLMTERVLNFTLEIIYLLTGEDYKVVKKSGESVFPSNGSCLSGKRSRTQSPIRESSHSTTQDRNYEQKILELTHQITALLTGEVPVRCQDVTVHFSMEEWEYLEGHKDLYKNILTETEKNLTSLESCKRIPPERCPSPLYFQGSSGKNDNVSQLDQVVRGAKENTHVMDQQYKEEKNHVAIWPSYGTEDNYVIQDLSGQQHVTSQISLVLHSTEPSFVHCSDKGHSLGLSQSVTPSAGHSKGSILPNSENGIYCKKDLSKHKAIYSDEQSYSCSYCGKSFTRKSDLVTHQKIHKVGKQYSCLKRGKSLPPKSSLCETQRIHLGEKIFSCIECGKCFTRKSAFIEHKKIHLGKKLLTCSECLRTFMQKSSLVEHQRIHTGERPFQCLECGKCFTQKSGLLNHQKIHRREKPFSCLDCGRSFKRKDNLKRHHRIHRGEKPFCCSECGRCFIQRSDLYKHQKIHTRERPSSCLTYEKLFYHKIR, from the exons ATGGGTGAGGATAGAAAACTGATGACTGAGAGGGTACTCAACTTTACCCTGGAGATCATCtacctgctgactggagag GATTATAAAGTAGTGAAGAAGTCTGGTGAGTCTGTGTTTCCCAGCAATGGTTCCTGTTTGTCAGGAAAAAGGAGCAGGACCCAGAGCCCTATCAGAGAGTCATCTCATTCAACGACACAAGACAGAAACTATGAGCAGAAAATCCTAGAGCTAACACATCAGATCACTGCGcttctgactggagag GTTCCTGTAAGGTGTCAAGATGTCACTGTgcatttctccatggaggagtgggagtatttaGAAGGACACAAAGATCTGTACAAGAACATCCTAACAGAGACCGAAAAGAACCTCACATCACTGG AATCCTGCAAGAGAATTCCACCAGAGAGATGCCCCAGTCCTCTGTATTTCCAGGGTAGTTCGGGAAAAAATGACAATGTTTCACAACTTGATCAG GTAGTTAGAGGAGCAAAAGAAAATACACATGTGATGGATCAGCAGTATAAAGAGGAAAAGAATCATGTAGCTATCTGGCCAA GTTATGGAACAGAAGATAATTATGTAATACAAGATTTATCTGGACAACAGCATGTTACCTCGCAAATCTCCCTTGTCCTTCATAGCACAGAGCCATCATTTGTTCATTGTAGTGACAAGGGACACTCTCTTGGTCTGTCACAGTCTGTTACTCCAAGTGCAGGTCATAGCAAAGGGAGCATACTCCCAAATTCTGAAAATGGTATATATTGTAAAAAGGACCTTTCCAAGCACAAGGCGATTTACAGTGATGAGCAGTCATATTCATGTTCATATTGCGGAAAAAGCTTTACTAGAAAATCAGATCTTGTGACACATCAAAAAATTCACAAAGTGGGTAAACAGTATTCATGTTTAAAACGTGGGAAAAGTCTTCCTCCGAAATCATCTCTCTGTGAGACGCAGAGAATTCACTTAGGGGAAAAGATATTTTCATGtatagaatgtggaaaatgttttacccgGAAATCGGCTTTTATTGAGCACAAGAAAATTCACTTAGGAAAAAAGCTGTTAACATGTTCAGAATGTCTCAGGACTTTTATGCAGAAATCATCTCTTGTTgagcatcagagaattcacactggGGAGAGGCCGTTCCAATgtctagaatgtgggaaatgttttacacagAAATCAGGGCTTCTTAACCATCAGAAAATTCACAgaagggagaagccattttcatgtttggATTGTGGGAGAAGTTTTAAACGAAAAGATAATCTTAAAAGGCACCACAGAATTCATAGAGGTGAGAAACCATTCTGCTGTTCGGAATGTGGGAGATGTTTTATTCAGAGATCGGATCTTTATAAACATCAGAAAATTCATACAAGGGAGAGGCCATCTTCATGTTTAACttatgaaaaattattttaccataaaatccgaTAA
- the LOC130282880 gene encoding oocyte zinc finger protein XlCOF7.1-like isoform X3 — translation MSSGQPGAASPQDATAAVHGLNKKRIFFLTHLCRMGEDRKLMTERVLNFTLEIIYLLTGEDYKVVKKSGESVFPSNGSCLSGKRSRTQSPIRESSHSTTQDRNYEQKILELTHQITALLTGEVPVRCQDVTVHFSMEEWEYLEGHKDLYKNILTETEKNLTSLESCKRIPPERCPSPLYFQGSSGKNDNVSQLDQVVRGAKENTHVMDQQYKEEKNHVAIWPSYGTEDNYVIQDLSGQQHVTSQISLVLHSTEPSFVHCSDKGHSLGLSQSVTPSAGHSKGSILPNSENGIYCKKDLSKHKAIYSDEQSYSCSYCGKSFTRKSDLVTHQKIHKVGKQYSCLKRGKSLPPKSSLCETQRIHLGEKIFSCIECGKCFTRKSAFIEHKKIHLGKKLLTCSECLRTFMQKSSLVEHQRIHTGERPFQCLECGKCFTQKSGLLNHQKIHRREKPFSCLDCGRSFKRKDNLKRHHRIHRGAALHLPAAAGNYQW, via the exons ATGTCGTCAGGCCAACCTGGAGCAGCTTCGCCACAAGACGCAACCGCAGCGGTTCA TGGACTCAACAAGAAACGTATATTTTTCCTGACTCATTTATGCAGAATGGGTGAGGATAGAAAACTGATGACTGAGAGGGTACTCAACTTTACCCTGGAGATCATCtacctgctgactggagag GATTATAAAGTAGTGAAGAAGTCTGGTGAGTCTGTGTTTCCCAGCAATGGTTCCTGTTTGTCAGGAAAAAGGAGCAGGACCCAGAGCCCTATCAGAGAGTCATCTCATTCAACGACACAAGACAGAAACTATGAGCAGAAAATCCTAGAGCTAACACATCAGATCACTGCGcttctgactggagag GTTCCTGTAAGGTGTCAAGATGTCACTGTgcatttctccatggaggagtgggagtatttaGAAGGACACAAAGATCTGTACAAGAACATCCTAACAGAGACCGAAAAGAACCTCACATCACTGG AATCCTGCAAGAGAATTCCACCAGAGAGATGCCCCAGTCCTCTGTATTTCCAGGGTAGTTCGGGAAAAAATGACAATGTTTCACAACTTGATCAG GTAGTTAGAGGAGCAAAAGAAAATACACATGTGATGGATCAGCAGTATAAAGAGGAAAAGAATCATGTAGCTATCTGGCCAA GTTATGGAACAGAAGATAATTATGTAATACAAGATTTATCTGGACAACAGCATGTTACCTCGCAAATCTCCCTTGTCCTTCATAGCACAGAGCCATCATTTGTTCATTGTAGTGACAAGGGACACTCTCTTGGTCTGTCACAGTCTGTTACTCCAAGTGCAGGTCATAGCAAAGGGAGCATACTCCCAAATTCTGAAAATGGTATATATTGTAAAAAGGACCTTTCCAAGCACAAGGCGATTTACAGTGATGAGCAGTCATATTCATGTTCATATTGCGGAAAAAGCTTTACTAGAAAATCAGATCTTGTGACACATCAAAAAATTCACAAAGTGGGTAAACAGTATTCATGTTTAAAACGTGGGAAAAGTCTTCCTCCGAAATCATCTCTCTGTGAGACGCAGAGAATTCACTTAGGGGAAAAGATATTTTCATGtatagaatgtggaaaatgttttacccgGAAATCGGCTTTTATTGAGCACAAGAAAATTCACTTAGGAAAAAAGCTGTTAACATGTTCAGAATGTCTCAGGACTTTTATGCAGAAATCATCTCTTGTTgagcatcagagaattcacactggGGAGAGGCCGTTCCAATgtctagaatgtgggaaatgttttacacagAAATCAGGGCTTCTTAACCATCAGAAAATTCACAgaagggagaagccattttcatgtttggATTGTGGGAGAAGTTTTAAACGAAAAGATAATCTTAAAAGGCACCACAGAATTCATAGAG